One Paenarthrobacter aurescens TC1 DNA window includes the following coding sequences:
- a CDS encoding putative inulinase (identified by match to protein family HMM PF00251), translated as MLAPEEPASLPPPNLQDFSPMTYPNPHLSRRHMLAASAAVVVAFSAASCTASPTPVPTPSGPAPTASDPWRPVAHLTAEKNWLNDPNGLVYHDGTYHAFYQYNPRGNSWGNMSWGHSTSKDLIHWEQQPVAMEASPEEEIFSGCIVMDKNNASGLGSAKNPPMVALYTSAYGKNGALPQGAQAQSVAFSLDNGTTWQKYQGNPVLNLAPTNNNFRDPKVTWYEPGRYWVMTTVVADAQVVKMFKSTDLLRWEYLSDFSGVGAQGGLWEVPELIQMNVEDSTAKKWVMLLSINPGGIAGGSGMQYFVGEFDGTRFTAEDAAAPDAPLDESQWLDHGADYYAANSISGAPGDKPVLLGWMGNWDYAQDVPTTPWRGSMAIPRELTLVRGEKRFELRSAIAGAAREAMEHSGEVKSKNLTVGSSPKDLGQDFKGRTQLIELEMDLTSAREAGVLLRQSSGSDSGLRISYNKEARTVRVDRSKAGTSNFSEKFSPFHQVALPSPSSKVHLTILLDSSSVEVFAAGGRAVVSDTFFPDWDNTGASVFSMEGDTDFTVTSRTL; from the coding sequence GTGTTGGCTCCAGAAGAGCCGGCATCCCTGCCACCCCCAAACCTTCAGGATTTCTCCCCCATGACTTACCCCAACCCCCACCTGTCCCGCCGCCACATGCTGGCCGCAAGTGCCGCCGTCGTGGTCGCCTTTTCTGCCGCGTCCTGCACAGCAAGCCCGACGCCGGTACCAACACCCTCGGGTCCGGCACCCACCGCTTCGGACCCTTGGCGGCCCGTAGCCCACCTGACGGCTGAGAAGAACTGGCTCAACGACCCGAACGGGCTCGTCTATCACGACGGGACCTACCACGCGTTTTATCAATACAACCCGCGTGGAAACTCGTGGGGCAACATGTCCTGGGGGCACTCCACCAGCAAGGATCTGATCCACTGGGAACAGCAGCCCGTGGCCATGGAGGCGAGCCCCGAAGAAGAAATCTTCTCCGGCTGCATCGTGATGGATAAGAACAATGCTTCCGGTCTCGGCTCAGCCAAAAACCCACCCATGGTGGCTCTCTACACCAGCGCGTACGGTAAGAACGGCGCGCTCCCGCAAGGCGCGCAGGCACAGTCGGTGGCCTTCAGCTTGGATAACGGAACCACGTGGCAGAAGTACCAAGGAAACCCTGTTCTGAACCTCGCACCCACCAACAACAACTTCCGCGACCCCAAAGTCACGTGGTACGAGCCCGGTCGCTACTGGGTGATGACCACTGTGGTGGCCGACGCCCAGGTGGTCAAGATGTTCAAGTCCACGGACCTCCTCCGCTGGGAATACCTGAGCGATTTCTCCGGCGTCGGTGCCCAAGGCGGGCTCTGGGAAGTACCTGAACTCATCCAGATGAACGTGGAGGACTCCACCGCGAAGAAGTGGGTGATGCTCCTGAGCATCAACCCCGGCGGCATTGCGGGCGGTTCGGGCATGCAGTACTTCGTGGGCGAATTCGACGGGACGCGCTTTACGGCCGAAGATGCGGCCGCTCCCGACGCGCCGCTCGACGAATCCCAGTGGCTGGACCACGGCGCCGACTACTACGCCGCGAACTCCATCTCGGGCGCGCCCGGGGACAAACCCGTTCTTTTGGGGTGGATGGGCAATTGGGACTACGCCCAGGATGTGCCCACCACGCCATGGCGCGGCTCCATGGCAATTCCCCGCGAACTCACCTTGGTTCGGGGCGAGAAGAGGTTTGAGTTGCGATCCGCCATTGCCGGCGCTGCGCGGGAAGCGATGGAACACTCCGGTGAAGTGAAGAGCAAAAACCTCACCGTCGGCTCTTCACCGAAGGACCTTGGCCAGGACTTCAAGGGCCGTACGCAACTGATCGAGCTGGAGATGGACCTGACCTCCGCTCGCGAGGCGGGCGTTCTCCTCCGCCAATCATCCGGCTCCGACTCCGGGCTGCGCATCTCCTATAACAAGGAAGCACGCACTGTCAGGGTGGACCGTTCCAAGGCCGGAACCAGCAACTTCTCCGAGAAATTCAGCCCATTTCACCAAGTGGCCTTGCCCTCCCCCAGCAGCAAGGTCCATCTCACGATCCTCCTGGACTCGTCCTCGGTGGAAGTCTTCGCTGCGGGTGGAAGGGCAGTTGTTTCGGACACCTTCTTCCCGGACTGGGACAACACCGGTGCCTCGGTCTTCAGCATGGAGGGCGACACGGACTTCACGGTCACGTCCCGAACTCTCTAG